AGTTTAACAACATCAGATGGGAAAACATAGTAGCATGTTATGACTCAAGAACAAAACATTCAACTACTGCTCAGATACTGGGAGTTTGTTTAAAAAGGATATTTATAAATCAAGAGCTTACGTTCACTTGTGCTCTGCCAGGGCCAAATGTCGGTCTGCATGAGGGCATCACTGGATACGATTTGCTTTGTTGGTTCAGCAAGCTTGTTGTAGTCGTCAACAGCACCCGCCAAGCGTTTTTTCTCATCTAATATGACCTTGCGAATTCTGTGTCGCCTCTTGTTGCTATCTGTAAATAATCATGAAAAATTCACACCTTCACATAATGTATATAGTTGCATTTTAATCTACACTCATCAATTTGTTTGCTAGAACACGTATCACATCCAGATTAAACAAACCTGGATctgattttattctgtttacaaAGTAGCTGAACAAGCTGtacaaactgagcatcaaaCGGTCCATTTCAAAGAAACTGTGACACCATTTTGTCTGTAAAGACTTTGTGTTCGCACTCTGATGATGACGACAAGCTCCTCTATTCGTGCCTGCAACGCTCCAAAGCTGCCATCAGTTTGATCAGTTTCTAAGTGAGAGGAATATTAATCAGAATACAGGACGAGTAACAGTCACCAAACTACAGTGGACTCTGTAATCACTGACTTGATGATATTCATTATAAGACATCTGTAGCCTTCATGTGCTGCATTATCATTAGATAACAAGTATGTTGGTGTTCAGGTTTATAAAACCAACTAGTACGACATCATTTCAACCCAGGTTCAATCCAATTTGATGAAACGCAAAAACTCTGCCATAAATTCCACTTTTACAAggcttatttttctttgtttgttgacACTGTCAGAAAGATATTAACTCTACCTTAAGTTCTTTAATGAGGCCATGGTGGGTCCTATTGTTATACACGAGTGCATTATATTGAGACTCACCTTCAGCCCATTTCTGCACATCGGCCACCCATTGCTGCAGTGTGTCGTCATCCACACACAGCTCATTTTTGGTCGCATTCAGGCTCTCCACTTGTTCTCTAAGGATCCTTATGATCTAAGAATACATTAATAAATGTCATTCACATTGATGATTTTAGAGTACAGGTGTTTTTCCCCCATTATcacacacattaaaatgggtgttaaaaaaaaaatcaccttgaGATATCTCTGGCTCAAACTGCGGCCCAGTTGTTCCACTTTCCTTTTGGTCCACCCCAAAGCCAGGAGGGTCAGCATGTCTGTTCGCCCTGCATTTCAGTTCgtataaaaataagaattaatgAGCAGGAGACTGAGTGGaatctcacacacagacacatacctGCTTTAGACATGTACTTCAATGGCCGCCCTAGACAGGAAACTGTTTACTTGTCCCACCTCTTTTCCAACTGTAGAACCGGCCCCATCCTGAAACGCACCTCCCCATTTGATCTATAGAAAGGTCACAATACATGACTGCTGAATTCATTCAACCTTATAACAATATGTCTCAAACTAATCCAAAACTACAAGCTGCAGTATACCTCGCATTTCCAAATGAGAGCCTTTGCATGCATGACGGAGAGAAAAGGACGCATTGACAAGGGGTTCCTCAGCTGAGCCACCTTGATTAAATATGGGAAATATTTACAGGACACATCGGAGCAAAGGAACGTAATATGTCCTGGGACGCTAAAATTAAGTatacagtggggcaaaaaagtatttagtcagccaccGATTGTGCAAGTGCCCCCacctaaaatgatgacagaggccagtaatttgcaccagaggtacacgtcaactgtgagagacagaatgtgaaaaaaaaatccatgaatacacatggtaggatttgtaaagaatttattcgtaaatcagggtggcaaataagtatttggtcacCTCAAACATGGAAAATCTCTGGCTCCCACAGACCTGTAACGTCTTCTGTAAGACGCTTTTCTGTCCCCCACTCGTTACCTGTATGAATGGCACCTGTTCGAACTCATCATCTGTATAAAAGAcacctgtccacagcctcaaacaGTCAGACTCCAAACTCCGCCATGGCCAAGACCAAAGAGCTCTCGAAGGACACCAGGAAAAGTATTGTAGACCTGCACCAGGCTGGGAAGAGTGAATCTACAATAGGCAAGCAGCTTGGTGTGAAAAAATCAACTGTGGGAGCAATCATCAGAAAATGGAAGACATACAAGACCACTGATAATTTCCCACGATCTGGCGCTCCACGCAAGATCTCATCCCGTGGGGTCAAAATGATCATGAGAACAGTGAGCAAAGATCCCAGAACCACACGGGGGGACCTGGTGAatgacctgcagagagctgggaCTAAAGTAACAAAGGTCACCATCAGTAACACACTAAAACGGCAGGGAATCAGATCCCGCAGTGCCAGACGTGTTCCGCTGCTGAAGCCAGTGCATGTCCAGGCCCGTCTGAAGTTTGCCAGAGAGCACATGGATGATACAGCAGAGGATTGGGAGAATGTCATGTGGTCAGATGCAACCAAAGTAGAACTTTTTGGTATAAACTCAACTCGTCGTGTTTGGAGGACGAAGAATACTGAGTTGCATCCCAAGAACACTATACCTACTGTGAAGCATGGGGGTGGAAACATCATGCtatggggctgtttttctgccaaGGGGACAGGACGACTGATCCGTGTTAAGGACAGAATGAATGGGGCCATGTATCGTGAGATTTTGAGCTTTGAAGATGAAACGCGGCTGGGTCTtccaacatgacaatgatccaaaacacaccgcccgggcaacaaaggagtggctcCGTAAGAAGCATTTGAAAGTCctggagtggcctagccagtctccagacctcaacccCATAGAAAATCTGTGGCGGGAGTTGAAAGTCCGTGTTGCTCGGCGACAGCCCCAAAACATCACTGCTCTCGAGAAGATCTGCATGGAGGAATGGGCCAAAATACCAGCTACtgtgtgtgcaaacctggtaAAGACCTATAGTAAACGTTTGACCTCTGTTATTGCCAACAAAGGTTATGTTACAAAGTATTGAGTTGTATTTTTGttgaccaaatacttatttgccaccctgatttacgaataaattctttacaaatcctaccatgtgtattcatggatttttttttcacattctgtctctcacagttgacgtgtacctctggtgcaaattactggcctctgtcatcattttaggtGGGGGCACTTGCACAATAggtggctgactaaatacttttttgccccactgtacataaagaaaaagtaaagtaaatagtaTTATAACAACaccaagagaaaaataaaataaatatccaCCCATCCATATGTATttagaacacaaacacacaaacacacacatatggttatggcattaacgtcattttaacaagattaccGCTAActgcactaatatatatatgaGTCTCTTACATCATTTGTGTGTCTCTGAATGTATTTCATAAACTCAGCAACTTCCTCATCTTTTTCAATGAAGACACCTTCAAAGTTCGCCTGCTCTGAAGTGCTGAACGGACACAGTGAAAGTTGTTTGACAAGAAacattaaaatactttttttctacAAAGCCATATTTGATTTATGTACACAATGCATAACGTACCTTGCATTAGATTGAAAGCGATAAAGCTTACAGTTTCCATCAACTGAGACGGCAAGCACGTCTGGAGTGCAGGCAGGGCAGCTAAAGCATGGCTCCTTGCACATCTCGTCCACCTCAAACAGCACTCCACTCCACAAAACTTTTACTGAAGGCATCAGCTGATATTCGGCCAGTCTTTTGAGTAGAGGACAAACAACAGAATATTCACGGACAGTCATCATAAACATTGATTTGCACAATTTCCTTAAACGTGACAAATTTAGAAACTCACCCTTCCGAAATGGGCTGTTCTTTCATCCAGCATTTTGACAAATGCCTTAAGTGACATCCCTGGTGCAGCCTTCTTAATGTTATAGAAAGACTGAAAGACATCCATTGAAAACAGGGTGCAGAAATTTAAGGTGCCAGGCCAATATCCACTACCCAGGATGTCCTTAACTGAGGGGGACCACATTAGGTCACAGCTGGTGCAGCTCACCACTGGCAGTGCAAGGTTATAACAGCCTTTAGGAAGGATAAAGATAAATTCAGTCATGGGTCAAagacattcatttttttcatgttgtgaagatttcatgttgttttcaaaGCGGTCTGGTAAATCCAAATGACCTTTGACAGGTGCCCACATATACTGCGAGCCGAGGGTAATTCAAAACAAGATAGCAATTCTTATATATGTATCTATTATGTTTCTATTGTTcaacactttggtcagccttgtgtgtttttgatgtgctatataaataaacaatgatGATAGCAATGTACAATTTGCACTAAAACCTGCAAACACATCTATTGTGTATGTACTGTGTGACAAAAGGGCAACTTACCATTTATGGTTACAAGAGCCACAATTGCGCCGGGTGAAACCTCAACGTTACCTGCTGGGCAGTCACACACATGGTCTGGCCTTTGCACAGGCAACAGCcgaactaacattaaaaacacacaatatatataaaaagaattTGAAATTAAATGATACACAATACATGATACAATAACAGCACCCACTCATAGAACATAGCAAGAAATGCATAGGATTAAAAACCGTACCTATTGGCTTGTGAAACTCTGATGAAGGCTGCAAAAACCCTCCTGTTACTGCCTCTCTGTTGTGCAGGACAAAGCGTGTGTGAACTGGGAACTTTTGTTGGGTTGACACTGGCAACATAACTAGGTTCTTCACGTTGACATTGATGCTGATCTGCggaaaatgggggaaaaaagagattgAAGAATATTTACTTACTGAAacatatatacagatatataaaatttataataaatatatcaaataatatAACGTTTACTACGTACAATAAATTAGACAAGTGTGTCCCCTCTTTAACGTTTGTTTCCAGTAGATCacgtttacaaaaaaaaaaaaaaaaaaaaagaagagggttACCTGCTTGTCTTGACGGAGTTCGTCAGCAGCTTGAAGCTTAGTGCTCCGGTTAACGTTAGCAATTAACGTTAGCATCATAGGTTTGTAAAGAGCTAGCAGAACTATTAGCGCAAAAACTGCTTTACACACCATGTGAGGCTCTTTTACAACACACAAGTCCTTAAATGTTTATAATAGATTTAATGATCATCGTTGGATTAAATGGCTAATGCTGCACTAGCCACGTGTAGTCGTTACCGTACTCTATCTAGCAAGCATGCTGACGGTAGCTGTAgccatttttaaatgcattaaatcGTTTCCGAGATCAGTCACctctgtttgtttgaagctcTTATGAAAAAACCCATTTGAAACACACATCAAGCTATTACtctaaatatatgtattttttacatacctGCATTTGAATCAATCAATTCCGCCTCCTTTTCTTATTCTTATAAACGGGTCTCTCCGTTCTCCCATCATCCTTTGCTTACACCGGTTGCGTCTGATTGGTTGGAGCCGAGCGCATCCAAAACTAACAGGAGTGGTGAATAAaactataaatgtgttttacgtgtgaaataaaaataataaacccaACCAAGGATTATGTACGTTAAGTCTGCGCACTTTCAGATCGTGAATCACTTTGGAAAATGAAGCGATTTTATTGTTGAATTATCAGTGttactttcatgtgtttttgttgataaaTGTTAACGATGTCATTAAAAGAAAGCATTAAATTAGGGAGAAAAACTCGTTCGCGGAGAGGGTCCCCGGTTTTCCAGTTAGATTGTACTTCAAGGCGTCACGTTTCGCCGTGATGGGGTTATTATTGGAGTAAATGGATGGCTGGAGCCTCTGCTCGAAGCGTCTCTGATCGCCGAGAGCGGCTTCATATTGGAATGAATTGACAACCCACAGCGTCGCATAAAAACGTGGAAGGGTACCTTCAGCGTCAGCATGAGAAGTTAAGGGACGTCACAAATCGTCAGTATTTTACGcttcgggagtgagaacgggttgaaaataaacagtacaatcaatagacattatacacaatgtaaaaggtTAAATGTAAGTTAAATAATGTGAATGtgacaccagcctattaatcagcgaaagaccaagacagacttttaattcatttgaaagcctgatgcttagcctcgtccaccccagctgtaaaactcagaaaccagtcttacttgttatcatatatcgtccacctgggccttacacagagtttctctctgatttctcagactttttatctgatttagtgctcagctcagataaaataattattgtgggtgattttaacatccatgtagatgctaaaaatgacagcctcaacatcgcatttaatctgttattagactcaattggcttctctcaaaatgtaaaagaacccacccaccactttaatcacactctagatcttgttttaacatatggcatagaaactgaacatttaacagtgtttcctgaaaaccctctgctgtctgatcatttcctgataacatttacatttacaataattgattacacagcagtggagagtagactttatcaaagtagatgtctttctgaaagtgctgtaactaagtttaagaatataatccacccactgttatcatcttcaatgccctgtaccaacatagagcagagcagctatctgaacgctactccaacagaggtcgattatcttgataataattttacctcctcactacgactctggatactgtagctcctgtgaaaactaaggtctcaaatcagaagtacctgactccgtggtataattctcaaacacgtagcttaaagcagataactcgtaagctggagaggaaaatGGCGtttcacaaatttagaggatcatcatttggcctggagaaatagtttgttgctttataagaaagccctccgcaaagccagaacatcttactattcgtcactgattgaagaaaataagaacaaccccaggtttctcttcagcactgtagccaggctgacaaaaagtcagagctctactgagccaacaatccctttaacgttaactagtaatgacttcatgaacttcttcacaaataaaatttttatcattagagaaaaaattaccaataatcatctcacagatgtaatatcgtctacagctactcttagtaccattgatgttaagttacactctttttctccaattgatctttctgagttaacttcaataattaattcctccaaaccatcaacgtgtcttttagaccccattcctacaaaactgctcaaagaagtcctgccattaattaattcttcgatcttaaatatgatcaacctatctctaataatcggctatgtaccacaggccttcaaggtggctgtagttaaacctttacttaaaaagccatctctagacccaactgtcttagctaattataggccaatctccaaccttcctttcatatcaaaaatccttgaaagagtagttgtcaaacagctaacagatcatctgcagaggaatggcttatttgaagagtttcagtcaggtttcagagctcatcacagcacagaaacagctttagtgaaggttacaaatgatcttcttatggcctctgacagtggactcatctctgtgcttgtcctgctagacctcagtgcggcgttcgatactgttgaccttAATATCCTATTGGCGCGACACCAAGCTCTagctgtccatgaagccagataacacacaccaattagttaagctgcaggaatgtcttaaagatggcattaccttggcctccagtaacactgtgaggaaccttggagtcatttttgaccaggacatgtccttcaacgcacatattaaacaaatatgtaagactgctttcttccatttgcgcaacatctctaaaattagaaatatcctgtctcagagtgatgctgaaaaactagttcatgcatttattacttccaggctggactactgtaattctttattatcaggatgtcctaaaaactccctgaaaagtcttcagctaatccaaaatgctgcagcaagagtactgacagggactagaaagagagagcatatttctcctgttttggcttcccttcattggcttcctgttaaatccagaattgaattcaaaatcctgctcctcacatacaaggtcttaaataatcaggccccatcttatcttaatgaccttgtagtaccatatcaccctattagagcacttcgctctcgctctgcaggcctacttgttgttcctacgtatttaaaagtagaatgggagggagagccttcagttttcaggcccctcttctgtggaaccagcttccagtttggattcaggagacagacactatctctactttcaagattaggcttaaaactttcctttttgctaaagcatatagttagggctggaccaggtgaccctgaatcctcccttagttatgctgcaatagacgtaaaAAGACACATTTCCCACATCACTACTTCTCTGCTGTGAAGTTTGCAAATGTTTTCAGTCTTCAAATGTTTATTCTCAACATTCAGCAATTCAAGAACACATCAAAAGCCAAAGATTGAAATATCAGCAGCTTACAGTATTTATTCAGGTGACACTCGGACTTTGTAGTCTTCATAATGAGTAGCTTTGTTTCAGCATCTTTGCTTTTTGCTTAAATATGATCACCATTTCACTTAGGAGTCCTTAACCTGTTATGCAAACACTTTTCAGTGATCAGTCTGTATGAGAGCTGAACATACGCCTGAAAATCACAGGTTTCCACACAAATTATCTGCACTGCTTTTTGTTTCTGATCAAATATAACCCCACCACTGCATTTACAAAATTCTGAACATGCTGTTACAAAAGCAACAAACCCCTTCCCACAATCTGCAACAGTGTCAACAGCATCTGCAGTTTCATCATTAAACACTTGAGTTTAATGAATAACTCATTACTTTAAATAACGttagtgaaaataaaaacatgtttcactCACCTGTAGATGCAACAATTAGAGACAAAGATAGGAGGATTATTAAAGATCAAAGTAAGATTAATGATAGACACTGTGTGTCCTCCCAGCTGTGGTGTCACAGTACGTCGCCCTAGTAATATTCACATCACATAAAGTTAGCAAAGAAGGAAATTTATGTTTGgttgattatttctttgttgtaaaaaTCCTTCTTGGCAGTAAATCATTTAATGttggaaagcctgtttatttcccTTTAGCTGGGCCAAATAAATTACACCAAACAAGAGCAGAACAAACTGTTTGGCAGACAAGAtttagtatttttttcgtgGGCTCGACAAGTAATAGCATGCCTGACTACACAACCTCTGGTGCAAAAATGGATTGATGAGCTATAGATAGATATGACAGATTTGTTTGTTCATTTCACTGCAGCAACACATTGTTGCAAAGAACTGCAGACAGTTACGGGTGTGTAGGCACACTGCTTATTTTTGTCTGACTATATGTGCAAAGgaatacacaaaaataaagaagttTACAAGATTACTCTGAATtatactaaataaataaacaattcaGTGTCAATCACATGCAGATGCAGGAATTAGAAATGTAATCAGGAGGACGTTGAGACAACTCATCTGTGACAACATCTTAGAGACAGTGCAGAGACTTCACCCACACTGACTGATGTGTGCAGGGAGCAAAACGAGAAAAAGAGAGAACGTTACATCTGTTACAGCCCACAAACTCCCACTCAGTAACCACTGAAGCATAAAAATATCACATCAATCATCAATGTCAACAGTAATGAGTCATACAAACTTCCCCATTCATTCCGGGACATGATCACTGACACAAAACACATCTCAAAGAAAGTTGTGACACATTTCATGtttcctttttcagtttttattctttttttattaattaattattaattaataatttgaTGGCCAAGACATTTCTGAACCTCATACTGGTAATTAGGGCAGATGTGCAGGTGAGCAGTTACTACACAACAGACCGAAAGAAACCAGAACAAACCAGTATACAGCGTTTACAAAAAACAAGATGAAGAGTTCAAAGCAGCAGTTGACCACTCGTGCAAAGGTCATTGAGACTGAGCTAAACACACATTTGTTATTAAACAGCACCATACGACATTGTGCAAACTCTCGTGAGGATACAAGGATCGTTGGTTCACATTATccttagatttaacatttaaaattgtgttttaaatatgaaaagttacaaatattttacaaaatgttgtaaaa
The sequence above is a segment of the Oreochromis niloticus isolate F11D_XX unplaced genomic scaffold, O_niloticus_UMD_NMBU tig00007468_pilon, whole genome shotgun sequence genome. Coding sequences within it:
- the LOC109200732 gene encoding uncharacterized protein LOC109200732 — encoded protein: MRDQMGRCVSGWGRFYSWKRGRTDMLTLLALGWTKRKVEQLGRSLSQRYLKIIRILREQVESLNATKNELCVDDDTLQQWVADVQKWAEETDQTDGSFGALQARIEELVVIIRVRTQSLYRQNDSNKRRHRIRKVILDEKKRLAGAVDDYNKLAEPTKQIVSSDALMQTDIWPWQSTSEPAADVRTKRKVFEKVMAVRRLREEEMILCREMQHHWTVLRMRSVVLGTISSDSSLVGMSEDAQKGLRSLVLKKQSELKAEMLKIKDMYKRILSHQPLLEMDSEDEDIPDDATESDLSTSDED